A single window of Microbacterium oryzae DNA harbors:
- a CDS encoding RICIN domain-containing protein, translating to MTQASKCLDVAGGNTANGTAVQVWDCASVPAMDWTYSNNKLQALGKCLDLVAGGTADGTLAHLWDCSSVASQTWERTGQSQYRNPASGKCLDIVGGSLTNGTRVHLWSCHTGASQKWTTPQ from the coding sequence GTGACGCAGGCAAGCAAGTGCTTGGACGTCGCAGGTGGGAACACCGCCAACGGCACCGCGGTACAGGTGTGGGATTGTGCAAGCGTCCCCGCGATGGACTGGACCTACTCAAACAACAAGCTGCAGGCACTAGGCAAATGCCTCGACCTGGTCGCGGGGGGCACCGCGGACGGAACACTCGCCCACCTGTGGGATTGCTCCTCCGTAGCCAGCCAGACCTGGGAACGCACCGGGCAGAGTCAGTACCGCAACCCCGCTAGCGGCAAATGCCTCGACATCGTGGGCGGATCGCTCACGAACGGCACTCGAGTTCACCTCTGGTCATGTCACACCGGCGCAAGCCAGAAGTGGACCACACCGCAGTAA
- a CDS encoding transposase, which yields MAAEATLDDIAVELAAVPPDEFVAARTARAKDLADAELAAAVRGLRKPLLAAWVVNVFVQDRPDEIAQALELAAALREAQAELDAQTLSALGRQRRQLVRQLAQQAAGIAKDRGVRVSPSAIDAVQETFNAAMFDADAATAVASGRLLRPLEATGAFPADLDGAVSGSIPQRATASENKGSDGDARRRARAAVREAERELQRAERTEADVALRREKADDGIRRATERVAALQAELAKAESEAERLRQELVDLSDEADTASRSTAAARRALEKARAAAGE from the coding sequence ATGGCAGCGGAGGCGACGCTCGACGACATCGCGGTCGAACTCGCCGCGGTGCCGCCGGATGAGTTCGTCGCGGCTCGCACCGCGCGCGCCAAGGATCTCGCCGACGCAGAGCTCGCCGCCGCAGTGCGCGGACTCCGGAAACCGCTGCTCGCCGCGTGGGTGGTCAACGTGTTCGTGCAGGACCGGCCGGACGAGATCGCGCAGGCGCTCGAGCTGGCAGCGGCGCTGCGCGAGGCGCAGGCGGAGCTCGACGCGCAGACCCTCTCCGCCCTTGGACGCCAGCGCCGCCAGCTCGTGCGCCAGCTCGCGCAGCAGGCCGCCGGCATCGCGAAGGACCGGGGCGTGCGTGTCTCTCCGAGCGCGATCGATGCGGTGCAGGAGACGTTCAATGCCGCGATGTTCGACGCCGACGCGGCGACGGCGGTCGCATCCGGGCGGCTGCTGCGCCCTCTCGAGGCAACCGGCGCCTTCCCCGCCGACCTCGACGGCGCGGTTTCCGGCTCCATACCTCAGCGTGCGACGGCTTCCGAGAACAAGGGGTCGGATGGCGATGCGCGGCGCCGCGCGCGGGCGGCGGTCCGCGAGGCGGAGAGGGAGCTCCAGCGCGCGGAACGCACCGAGGCCGACGTCGCATTGCGGCGAGAGAAGGCGGACGACGGCATCCGTCGCGCAACCGAGCGGGTCGCCGCGCTGCAGGCCGAGTTGGCGAAGGCCGAGAGCGAGGCGGAGCGCCTGAGACAAGAACTCGTCGACCTCAGCGACGAGGCCGACACGGCGTCGCGTTCGACGGCGGCCGCGCGCCGCGCGCTCGAGAAGGCGCGGGCGGCCGCGGGGGAGTAG
- the holA gene encoding DNA polymerase III subunit delta: MAAAPRKTPAKATKTAIPQLSWRRPEPAPIVLVSGPEEVCAERAIAGVRDYLKAEDPSLEITDIVASDYTSGMLLAVTSPSLFGEPRMVRVSAVEKCSDAFLTEALAYIEAPQEGATLVLRHNGATVRGKKLLDAIRSGVGRGVEVPCPAVKRDADRFDFAAGEFSAAGKRIAPKALQALTQAFTGHLAELAAACQQLVADVEGDITEDVVTRYYGGRVETNAFAVADTAIAGRYGEALVALRHALDSGADPVPLVAAFAMKLRTMARVAGSREPSRALATRLGMKDWQVDRARRDLQAGWNERALALAIQAIARADAEVKGASRDPVFALERMVTVIATRAPFGAPTR; the protein is encoded by the coding sequence ATGGCCGCAGCACCCCGCAAGACCCCCGCGAAGGCGACGAAGACGGCCATCCCGCAGCTGTCGTGGCGGCGCCCGGAGCCGGCGCCGATCGTGCTCGTCTCCGGGCCGGAGGAGGTCTGCGCTGAGCGCGCGATCGCCGGTGTGCGCGACTACCTGAAGGCCGAGGATCCGTCGCTCGAGATCACCGACATCGTCGCATCGGACTACACCTCGGGCATGCTCCTCGCGGTGACCTCGCCGTCACTCTTCGGCGAGCCGCGGATGGTCCGGGTGTCGGCCGTGGAGAAATGCAGCGACGCGTTCCTCACCGAGGCGCTCGCGTACATCGAGGCTCCGCAGGAGGGCGCCACGCTCGTCCTCCGGCACAACGGCGCCACGGTTCGCGGGAAGAAGCTGCTCGACGCCATCCGCTCGGGCGTCGGCCGCGGCGTCGAGGTGCCGTGTCCTGCGGTGAAACGAGATGCCGACCGCTTCGACTTCGCCGCAGGAGAGTTCTCCGCAGCCGGGAAGCGGATCGCGCCGAAGGCCCTGCAGGCGCTGACCCAGGCGTTCACCGGCCATCTCGCCGAGCTCGCCGCCGCGTGCCAGCAGCTCGTCGCCGACGTCGAGGGCGACATCACCGAGGACGTCGTCACGCGCTACTACGGCGGCCGCGTGGAGACGAACGCCTTCGCCGTGGCCGACACCGCCATCGCCGGGCGCTACGGCGAGGCGCTCGTCGCGCTGCGGCACGCCCTCGACTCCGGGGCAGACCCGGTGCCGCTGGTCGCGGCGTTCGCGATGAAGCTGCGGACGATGGCGCGCGTTGCCGGCTCGCGCGAGCCCTCGCGCGCGCTCGCGACCCGCCTCGGGATGAAGGACTGGCAGGTCGACCGTGCGCGCCGAGACCTGCAGGCCGGATGGAACGAGCGTGCCCTCGCGCTGGCCATCCAGGCGATCGCCCGCGCCGACGCCGAGGTGAAGGGTGCGTCGCGCGACCCGGTCTTCGCCCTCGAGCGGATGGTGACGGTCATCGCCACGCGCGCCCCGTTCGGTGCTCCCACGCGCTGA
- the rpsT gene encoding 30S ribosomal protein S20 — MANIKSQIKRIKTNEKARERNKAVKSELKSLVRKTREAVAAGDKAAAEATLAKASKKLDKAVSKGVIHKNQAANRKSGMAKQVSSL, encoded by the coding sequence GTGGCAAACATCAAGTCGCAGATCAAGCGCATCAAGACCAACGAGAAGGCGCGCGAGCGCAACAAGGCCGTGAAGAGCGAGCTGAAGTCGCTCGTCCGCAAGACGCGCGAGGCTGTCGCCGCCGGCGACAAGGCCGCCGCCGAGGCGACCCTGGCGAAGGCCTCGAAGAAGCTCGACAAGGCCGTGAGCAAGGGCGTCATCCACAAGAACCAGGCCGCCAACCGCAAGTCGGGCATGGCGAAGCAGGTCTCTTCGCTCTGA
- a CDS encoding alpha/beta fold hydrolase, translating to MSVQVVLVHGIRTSATMWRAQVAHLQRRGVVVHAIDLPGHGSRMDEDWSLDEAFATIDRAIRSAAAAGPVLLVAHSMGGLLSLALLAQDDAPPVAALIAVGATALPRGAGLRLYRLLLQGMQRMPGNGMWLVQRVLRATLPEETRLDFGAGGYALRSEDAALSGLATLDMRSALPRLQTRTWFVNGEWDQLRLHERLFTRLVPHAELIVVPRSTHLVTAMRPAVFAAVLDLAIATVERADGQG from the coding sequence ATGAGCGTGCAGGTGGTCCTCGTGCACGGCATCCGCACGTCGGCGACGATGTGGCGCGCGCAGGTGGCGCACCTGCAGCGGCGGGGCGTCGTGGTGCACGCGATCGACCTGCCCGGACACGGGTCGCGGATGGACGAGGACTGGTCCCTCGACGAGGCCTTCGCCACCATCGACCGCGCCATCCGCTCGGCGGCCGCCGCCGGCCCCGTGCTCCTCGTCGCGCACTCGATGGGCGGGCTGCTGTCGCTCGCGCTCCTCGCGCAGGATGACGCCCCACCGGTCGCGGCCCTCATCGCCGTGGGAGCGACCGCGCTCCCCCGCGGCGCAGGCCTCCGCCTGTATCGCCTCCTTTTGCAGGGCATGCAGCGGATGCCCGGCAACGGCATGTGGCTCGTCCAGCGCGTGCTGCGGGCGACCCTTCCCGAGGAGACGCGCCTCGACTTCGGGGCAGGAGGATACGCGCTCCGCTCCGAGGACGCGGCCCTGTCCGGCCTCGCCACCCTGGACATGCGCTCGGCTCTGCCGCGGCTGCAGACGCGCACCTGGTTCGTGAACGGCGAGTGGGATCAGCTGCGCCTGCACGAGCGCCTCTTCACGCGCCTCGTGCCGCATGCCGAGCTCATCGTCGTGCCGCGCTCCACGCACCTCGTCACGGCGATGCGGCCCGCGGTCTTCGCCGCCGTGCTCGATCTCGCGATCGCGACCGTCGAGCGAGCGGACGGCCAGGGCTGA
- a CDS encoding ABC transporter family substrate-binding protein has product MKKQQKWIGAAAAAGTLALVLAGCAGGGGGDNGGGGSDGGNAAKTEITGADYNPQPRENLQQGGEATFPIPEIPEQLNANHSDGTVDTATLWEWYNPQTILMTPEGEAYANPNYLTDWTTEIVDDKTVVTYTINPEATWNDGSPITWEAYNQTWIANRSLDEGYIPNTTDGYELIESVEQGEDERQAVVTFKQVYPWTEGLFWHLVNPAINTPELFNEAYVGEVHPEWGAGPYKVEDFDANGGTVTFVPNENWWGDEPMLDKVTFRVLDDTAEINAFRNGEIDWALTNTEDRLAQVADMDGVVTYRAQRTATNLLEINAEREQFADLDVRKAMFMAINRDQIKEVVWNGLDYTEPDAGSFNLFPFQEGYVDALSEAGWEYNVEEANSILDEAGWTMGDDGVREKDGVRLEGVLPLFGDDPVVEARGRIIQTQLAEIGAAITPEVRPSSDFSNDLTTKNWDLVMLGFSSSDPYGVAYMCQIYCSDSGLNLSSTGTPEIDERIANEVSALPTAEEQTEAGLKLESEIMAETWGIFPLYAGPQIVTAKEGLANLTPETYTGLDLFGLQPVENTGWVKE; this is encoded by the coding sequence ATGAAGAAGCAGCAGAAGTGGATCGGGGCCGCAGCCGCAGCCGGCACGCTGGCCCTCGTCCTCGCGGGTTGTGCCGGTGGCGGCGGCGGTGACAACGGCGGCGGCGGTTCCGACGGCGGAAACGCAGCCAAGACCGAGATCACGGGCGCGGACTACAACCCGCAGCCGCGCGAGAACCTGCAGCAGGGCGGCGAGGCGACCTTCCCGATCCCCGAGATCCCCGAGCAGCTGAACGCCAACCACTCGGACGGCACCGTCGACACGGCGACGCTGTGGGAGTGGTACAACCCGCAGACGATCCTGATGACGCCGGAGGGCGAGGCGTACGCCAACCCCAACTACCTGACCGACTGGACGACGGAGATCGTGGACGACAAGACCGTCGTCACCTACACGATCAACCCTGAGGCCACGTGGAACGACGGCAGCCCGATCACGTGGGAGGCCTACAACCAGACGTGGATCGCCAACCGCTCGCTGGATGAGGGCTACATCCCCAACACCACCGACGGCTACGAGCTGATCGAGTCCGTCGAGCAGGGCGAGGACGAGCGCCAGGCCGTCGTCACCTTCAAGCAGGTCTACCCGTGGACCGAGGGCCTCTTCTGGCATCTCGTCAACCCGGCGATCAACACCCCGGAGCTCTTCAACGAGGCGTACGTGGGCGAGGTGCACCCCGAGTGGGGCGCCGGCCCGTACAAGGTCGAGGACTTCGACGCGAACGGCGGAACCGTCACCTTCGTGCCGAACGAGAACTGGTGGGGCGACGAGCCCATGCTCGACAAGGTCACCTTCCGCGTTCTCGACGACACCGCGGAGATCAACGCGTTCCGCAACGGCGAGATCGACTGGGCGCTGACGAACACCGAGGACCGCCTCGCGCAGGTCGCCGACATGGATGGCGTCGTGACGTACCGTGCGCAGCGCACGGCGACGAACCTCCTCGAGATCAATGCGGAGCGCGAGCAGTTCGCCGACCTCGATGTGCGCAAGGCGATGTTCATGGCGATCAACCGCGACCAGATCAAGGAGGTCGTCTGGAACGGGCTGGACTACACCGAGCCCGACGCCGGCTCCTTCAACCTCTTCCCCTTCCAGGAGGGCTACGTCGACGCGCTGAGCGAGGCCGGCTGGGAGTACAACGTCGAGGAGGCCAACTCGATCCTCGACGAGGCCGGCTGGACCATGGGCGACGACGGCGTGCGCGAGAAGGACGGCGTCCGTCTCGAGGGCGTCCTTCCGCTGTTCGGCGACGACCCGGTGGTCGAGGCGCGCGGCCGCATCATCCAGACGCAGCTCGCCGAGATCGGCGCGGCGATCACCCCCGAGGTGCGCCCGTCGTCGGACTTCTCGAACGACCTCACCACGAAGAACTGGGACCTCGTCATGCTCGGCTTCTCGTCGAGCGACCCGTACGGGGTGGCGTACATGTGCCAGATCTACTGCTCGGACAGCGGTCTGAACCTCTCGTCGACCGGCACGCCGGAGATCGATGAGCGGATCGCCAACGAGGTGTCCGCGCTGCCGACGGCCGAGGAGCAGACCGAGGCCGGCCTGAAGCTGGAGTCGGAGATCATGGCCGAGACGTGGGGCATCTTCCCGCTCTACGCCGGACCGCAGATCGTGACGGCCAAGGAGGGTCTGGCGAACCTGACCCCCGAGACCTACACGGGTCTGGACCTCTTCGGCCTGCAGCCGGTGGAGAACACGGGCTGGGTCAAGGAGTAA
- a CDS encoding ABC transporter ATP-binding protein, translating into MTAPVLSVRDLRVSFASEAGRVDAVRGVSFDLLPGRSLGIVGESGSGKSVTSLAIMGLLAETAHVTGSISFEGQELLGRTDKQMSAIRGNGLAMIFQDPLTSLTPVYTIGDQLVEALVVHDSGMSRKQAWERGVELLTLVGITEPERRMKSFPHEFSGGMRQRVVIAIAMANKPKLIIADEPTTALDVTIQAQILDLIRTAQRETGAAVIMITHDMGVVANIADDVLVMYAGKPIEQAPAVELFDDTRMPYTIGLLGAIPRVDRKQKEPLVAIKGNPPLLIDLPDACPFADRCPIVLDACRAGEPALIPVGGRDDHRAACIRADEIRSGIIGGRPVYPIPEIPESDLVRVPREERETVLEVSHLSKTFPILKGVLKRKVGEVQAVKDISFDIKQGETLAIVGESGSGKTTTLLEIMEFSAPEGGDILLGGTSVRDLKGRKRERIARRDIQIVFQDPMGALDPRMTVFDIIAEPLQTIGVSKERTHERVDELMGLVGLNPAHSDRFPQAFSGGQRQRIGIARALATEPKLVVLDEPVSALDVSIQAGVLNLLDELKTRLGISYLFVAHDLSVVRHLADRVAVMYRGDFVEFGDVDDVFDSPQHPYTQALLSAIPIPDPKIERGRQRVELDPSTFSSGGQARAS; encoded by the coding sequence ATGACCGCACCTGTTCTCTCCGTCCGCGACCTGCGGGTCAGCTTCGCCTCCGAGGCCGGAAGGGTCGACGCCGTCCGCGGCGTCTCCTTCGACCTCCTCCCCGGCCGCTCTCTCGGCATCGTCGGCGAGTCGGGATCCGGCAAGTCCGTCACCTCGCTGGCGATCATGGGCCTCCTCGCCGAGACCGCCCACGTCACCGGCTCGATCTCGTTCGAGGGGCAGGAGCTGCTGGGCAGGACGGACAAGCAGATGTCGGCCATCCGCGGCAACGGCCTGGCAATGATCTTCCAGGATCCGCTGACCTCGCTCACGCCTGTGTACACGATCGGCGACCAGCTCGTCGAGGCGCTCGTCGTGCACGACTCCGGCATGAGCCGGAAGCAGGCGTGGGAGCGGGGCGTCGAGCTGCTCACCCTCGTCGGGATCACCGAGCCCGAGCGCCGTATGAAGTCGTTCCCGCACGAGTTCTCCGGCGGCATGCGGCAGCGCGTGGTGATCGCGATCGCGATGGCCAACAAGCCCAAGCTCATCATCGCCGACGAGCCGACGACCGCCCTCGACGTGACCATCCAGGCGCAGATCCTCGATCTCATCCGCACCGCCCAGCGCGAGACGGGCGCCGCGGTCATCATGATCACGCACGACATGGGCGTGGTGGCCAACATCGCCGACGATGTCCTCGTCATGTACGCGGGCAAGCCGATCGAGCAGGCGCCCGCCGTCGAACTGTTCGACGACACCCGGATGCCCTACACGATCGGCCTGCTCGGGGCCATCCCCCGGGTCGACCGCAAGCAGAAGGAGCCGCTGGTCGCCATCAAGGGCAACCCGCCGCTGCTCATCGACCTGCCCGACGCGTGCCCCTTCGCGGATCGCTGCCCCATCGTGCTCGACGCGTGCCGCGCCGGCGAGCCGGCCCTCATCCCGGTCGGCGGCCGCGACGACCATCGCGCCGCGTGCATCCGCGCCGACGAGATCCGCTCCGGCATCATCGGCGGGCGCCCCGTGTACCCGATCCCGGAGATCCCGGAGAGCGACCTCGTGCGCGTGCCGCGCGAGGAGCGCGAGACCGTGCTCGAGGTGTCGCACCTGTCGAAGACCTTCCCGATCCTCAAAGGCGTGCTCAAGCGCAAGGTCGGCGAGGTGCAGGCGGTCAAGGACATCTCCTTCGACATCAAGCAGGGCGAGACGCTCGCGATCGTCGGCGAGTCGGGCTCGGGCAAGACGACGACGCTCCTCGAGATCATGGAGTTCTCCGCACCCGAGGGCGGCGACATCCTGCTCGGCGGCACGAGCGTGCGCGACCTGAAGGGCCGCAAGCGCGAGCGGATCGCGCGCCGCGACATCCAGATCGTCTTCCAGGACCCGATGGGCGCGCTCGACCCGCGCATGACGGTCTTCGACATCATCGCCGAGCCGCTGCAGACCATCGGCGTCTCGAAGGAGCGCACGCATGAGCGCGTGGACGAGCTCATGGGGCTCGTCGGCCTGAACCCCGCGCACAGCGACCGCTTCCCGCAGGCGTTCTCGGGCGGCCAGCGCCAGCGCATCGGCATCGCCCGGGCGCTCGCCACCGAGCCGAAGCTCGTCGTGCTCGACGAGCCGGTGTCGGCGCTCGACGTCTCCATCCAGGCCGGCGTGCTGAACCTGCTCGACGAGCTGAAGACGCGCCTCGGCATCAGCTACCTCTTCGTGGCCCACGATCTGTCGGTCGTGCGGCATCTGGCGGATCGCGTGGCCGTGATGTACCGCGGCGACTTCGTCGAGTTCGGCGATGTCGACGACGTCTTCGACAGCCCGCAGCACCCGTACACGCAGGCGCTGCTGTCGGCCATCCCCATCCCCGACCCGAAGATCGAGCGCGGGCGCCAGCGGGTCGAGCTCGACCCGAGCACCTTCAGCAGCGGCGGCCAGGCGCGCGCCAGCTGA
- a CDS encoding ABC transporter permease — translation MTITDMRDPLEHGDNPPPAVSEVSGGRSKPLRKSSLYVRRFMRNRPAVAGIVIFILLVLFAVIGPLFQKYDHIELDFLALSDAPNADHWFGTNNSGNDLYAMVVVGLQRSMMIAVGVSVGTTVISALVGAAAAYFGGWFEKTALAVIHFLMAVPTFLIIAMISNDSGGDWRVITIVLILTNWFIAARTIWTLSLSIREREYIQAARYMGVSGFRIVLRHMIPNIGSLLVINFTLGVVSAVMLETGLSFLGFGVKLPDVSLGSLIGTGSGIITSAPWMFFFPAGALTLLTVSMALVADGLRDALDPTSAAGGRA, via the coding sequence ATGACGATCACAGATATGCGCGATCCTCTCGAGCACGGAGACAACCCGCCCCCCGCGGTCTCCGAGGTGAGCGGCGGACGCAGCAAGCCGCTGCGGAAGTCCTCGCTGTACGTCCGGCGCTTCATGCGCAACCGCCCCGCCGTCGCCGGCATCGTGATCTTCATCCTGCTGGTGCTGTTCGCGGTCATCGGGCCGCTGTTCCAGAAGTACGACCACATCGAGCTCGACTTCCTCGCCCTCAGCGACGCGCCGAACGCCGACCACTGGTTCGGCACGAACAACTCGGGCAACGACCTCTACGCCATGGTGGTCGTGGGCCTGCAGCGCTCCATGATGATCGCCGTGGGCGTCTCGGTGGGGACGACCGTCATCTCCGCGCTCGTGGGCGCCGCCGCGGCCTATTTCGGCGGCTGGTTCGAGAAGACCGCGCTCGCGGTCATCCACTTCCTCATGGCGGTGCCGACCTTCCTCATCATCGCGATGATCTCCAACGACTCCGGCGGCGACTGGCGCGTGATCACCATCGTGCTGATCCTGACGAACTGGTTCATCGCGGCCCGCACGATCTGGACGCTGTCGCTGTCGATCCGCGAGCGGGAGTACATCCAGGCCGCGCGCTACATGGGCGTCAGCGGCTTCCGCATCGTGCTGCGCCACATGATCCCGAACATCGGGTCGCTCCTCGTCATCAACTTCACGCTCGGCGTCGTCAGCGCGGTGATGCTCGAGACCGGCCTGTCGTTCCTCGGCTTCGGCGTGAAGCTGCCCGACGTCTCACTCGGGTCGCTCATCGGCACCGGCTCCGGCATCATCACCAGCGCGCCGTGGATGTTCTTCTTCCCCGCCGGCGCCCTCACCCTGCTCACGGTCTCGATGGCGCTCGTCGCCGACGGCCTGCGCGACGCCCTCGACCCGACTTCGGCGGCTGGAGGCCGCGCATGA
- a CDS encoding ABC transporter permease gives MLRRILGWLLIIAVATNLTYFLAWLYLDPRSNYVGRRPPLSEQQIVALLEPRNLSDTVPLFQRWWTWLSGILTRWDWGLSPTGGSVNDEVAYRMWISAELVLGATILTAIVGIAIGVYTASRQYKLADRIGQATSIVTMNIPVVVAALGIVLIAISINQAVGTRVFYVTGSASVGVEGFLPVLVDVVQHLTLPTLGLVLTGYAAYHFLQRSLLLDNISADYVRTARAKGLTKAQAIRRHALRTSLIPVTTQVAFNIPAAFTGAILTESIFGWSGMGQYFAQTISTNDIHGTVATAAFGAFMTFIGAMLADVAVVALDPRVRVS, from the coding sequence ATGCTCCGCCGCATCCTGGGGTGGCTGCTCATCATCGCCGTCGCGACGAATCTGACCTACTTCCTGGCGTGGCTCTACCTCGACCCGCGCAGCAACTACGTCGGCCGCCGCCCGCCGCTCTCCGAGCAGCAGATCGTCGCCCTCCTGGAGCCCCGCAACCTCAGCGACACCGTGCCGCTCTTCCAGCGCTGGTGGACCTGGCTCTCCGGCATCCTCACCCGCTGGGACTGGGGCCTCAGCCCCACCGGCGGATCGGTGAACGACGAGGTCGCCTACCGCATGTGGATCTCCGCGGAGCTCGTGCTGGGGGCGACCATCCTCACCGCGATCGTCGGCATCGCCATCGGCGTCTACACCGCCTCGCGCCAGTACAAGCTCGCCGATCGGATCGGCCAGGCGACGTCGATCGTCACCATGAACATCCCCGTCGTCGTGGCGGCGCTCGGCATCGTGCTCATCGCGATCTCGATCAACCAGGCCGTGGGCACCCGGGTGTTCTACGTCACAGGATCGGCCAGCGTGGGCGTCGAGGGCTTCCTCCCCGTCCTCGTCGACGTCGTCCAGCACCTGACTCTCCCGACACTGGGCCTCGTGCTGACCGGCTACGCGGCGTACCACTTCCTCCAGCGCTCGCTGCTCCTCGACAACATCAGCGCGGACTACGTCCGCACCGCCCGCGCGAAGGGGCTGACGAAGGCGCAGGCCATCCGCCGCCATGCGCTGCGCACGTCTCTCATCCCGGTGACCACGCAGGTGGCGTTCAACATCCCCGCCGCCTTCACCGGGGCCATCCTCACCGAGTCGATCTTCGGATGGAGCGGCATGGGCCAGTACTTCGCCCAGACCATCTCGACGAACGACATCCACGGCACGGTCGCCACCGCGGCATTCGGCGCCTTCATGACATTCATCGGTGCGATGCTCGCGGACGTCGCGGTCGTCGCCCTCGACCCCCGAGTGCGGGTGAGCTGA